From a single Kitasatospora azatica KCTC 9699 genomic region:
- a CDS encoding methyltransferase domain-containing protein has protein sequence MPHPAQPPQADGYVFDRSWAREHERLAALEQVFDEATTERLTALGVGEGWHCLEAGCGGGSTARWLARRVGPTGEVLATDLDPRFAEGHGLPNLTVRRHDLLADPLPSAAFDLVHARALLEHLPGRAEALRRLVEATRPGGWVVIEDFDIEGPMVAAIARYWPAGHRALADRLYRALEAGFTAADADAGYGRRLPDALDEAGLTEVGARLHAPLLPGATPFLVLTLRQLRTPLLATGLITAQELDEAVDLIQRQDVRYVPNVMVTAWGRRPPR, from the coding sequence TTGCCGCATCCCGCACAGCCGCCGCAGGCCGACGGCTATGTCTTCGACCGGTCCTGGGCCCGCGAGCACGAGCGACTGGCCGCCCTGGAGCAGGTTTTCGACGAGGCGACCACCGAACGCCTCACCGCCCTCGGCGTCGGCGAGGGCTGGCACTGCCTGGAGGCCGGTTGCGGCGGCGGCAGCACGGCCCGCTGGCTAGCCCGCCGGGTCGGGCCGACCGGCGAGGTGCTGGCCACCGACCTCGACCCGCGCTTCGCCGAGGGCCACGGCCTGCCCAATCTGACGGTCCGTCGGCACGACCTGCTGGCCGACCCGCTGCCGAGCGCGGCCTTCGACCTGGTGCACGCGAGGGCGCTGCTCGAGCACCTGCCGGGCCGGGCCGAGGCACTGCGCCGACTGGTCGAGGCCACCCGGCCGGGCGGTTGGGTGGTGATCGAGGACTTCGACATCGAGGGCCCTATGGTGGCGGCGATCGCCCGCTACTGGCCCGCCGGGCACCGCGCCCTGGCCGACCGGCTGTACCGGGCCCTGGAGGCCGGCTTCACGGCGGCGGACGCGGACGCCGGGTACGGCCGCCGGCTCCCCGACGCGTTGGACGAGGCCGGTCTGACCGAGGTCGGCGCCCGCCTGCACGCACCCCTGCTGCCGGGCGCCACGCCGTTCCTCGTCCTCACGCTGCGCCAGCTGCGCACGCCGCTGCTGGCCACCGGTCTGATCACCGCTCAGGAACTGGACGAGGCAGT